One genomic segment of Chelonia mydas isolate rCheMyd1 chromosome 1, rCheMyd1.pri.v2, whole genome shotgun sequence includes these proteins:
- the PTMS gene encoding parathymosin, giving the protein MSEKRAEEAPAEVGATELKEKKEKLEEKTVCKEKKKEIIEDEENGAEEEENPEDVDEEEAGEEEDDGDENGQEQDGHAAKRSAEEEEEDEVDPKRQKTENGSSA; this is encoded by the exons ATGTCGGAGAAACGCGCGGAGGAGGCTCCTGCAGAAGTGGGTGCCACG GAAttgaaagaaaagaaggaaaaactggAGGAGAAGACTGtctgcaaagaaaagaagaaggagATAATAGAG GATGAGGAAAATGGTGCGGAGGAGGAAGAGAATCCTGAGGATGTGGATGAAGAAGaggcaggagaagaggaggacg ATGGAGATGAGAATGGGCAGGAGCAGGACGGACATGCAGCAAAACGATctgcagaggaagaagaggag GATGAAGTTGATCCAAAGAGACAGAAGACAGAAAATGGGTCTTCGGCTTGA